Proteins encoded in a region of the Cardiocondyla obscurior isolate alpha-2009 linkage group LG18, Cobs3.1, whole genome shotgun sequence genome:
- the LOC139109600 gene encoding matrix metalloproteinase-14-like isoform X2, with protein MTRWTEVVLRQRRVDVYLITIGLLALYADTEAAPSNVVISDTTAANYLAQYGYLPPINPENGAFLSENKLTAAIEEFQAFAGLNITGELNDETIKLMATPRCGVKDKVGPAADGRSKRYALQGSRWRTKSLTYKISKYPTGLNKQEVDKEIANAFGVWSSETDLTFTRKTAHENVHIEIRFEVGEHGDGDPFDGPGGTLAHAYFPVYGGDAHFDDSERWTIKTYRGTNLFQVAAHEFGHSLGLSHSDVKSALMAPFYRGYDPHFILDQDDVSAIQALYGTKTNSRGSRPLPPAEEDPALCKDPKVDAMFNTKDGEIIAFKGKHYWKLTDNGVASGYPRRITSTWKELPSNIDAAFTYRNGKTYFFKGTQYWRYINTTLDGDYPKEISDGFTGIPDNIDAATVWTGNGKIYFYKGTKFWRFDPASKPPVRTNYPKLIQNWEGIPNHINAAVTYKGYTYFFQDNAYYRFNDRMFKVDDANPAFPRSTAYWWFGCKSASRGTLGNDHWPFAFASNLDVADTDTYDDFGNLDNVGDIILDADDNNVHPEFGKK; from the exons AATTATCTGGCGCAATATGGATATTTGCCGCCGATAAATCCGGAAAATGGTGCTTTTTTAAGCGAGAACAAGCTGACGGCAGCGATAGAAGAATTCCAGGCGTTCGCCGGTCTTAATATAACag GCGAACTGAATGACGAGACCATTAAGCTTATGGCCACGCCAAGATGCGGCGTTAAAGACAAAGTGGGACCAGCCGCCGATGGACGATCGAAGAGATACGCTCTTCAAG GATCCAGATGGCGTACGAAGAGTCTGACGTACAAAATTAGCAAATACCCAACTGGTCTGAATAAACAGGAAGTGGATAAAGAAATCGCGAACGCGTTCGGCGTTTGGTCGAGCGAGACTGATCTGACGTTCACCCGCAAAACAGCGCATGAAAAT GTTCACATCGAAATTCGATTCGAGGTGGGCGAGCACGGTGACGGTGATCCCTTCGATGGACCCGGCGGCACCCTGGCGCACGCGTATTTCCCGGTGTACGGCGGCGATGCCCACTTCGACGACTCCGAACGGTGGACCATCAAAACCTACCGCGGTACCAATCTCTTCCAGGTCGCGGCCCACGAATTCGGACACTCGCTCGGCCTAAGTCACAGCGACGTAAAGAGCGCCTTGATGGCGCCCTTCTATCGCGGCTACGACCCGCATTTTATTCTGGATCAAGACGACGTCAGCGCGATTCAG GCTCTTTACGGAACGAAGACCAATTCGCGGGGATCGCGACCTTTGCCTCCCGCTGAAGAAGATCCTGCATTGTGTAAAGATCCGAAGGTCGACGCGATGTTTAACACGAAAGACGGCGAGATAATTGCGTTCAAGG GAAAACATTATTGGAAATTAACGGACAATGGCGTGGCTAGCGGCTATCCTAGACGTATTACTAGCACGTGGAAGGAGCTACCATCAAATATAGACGCTGCATTTACATACAGGAATGGCAAGACTTATTTCTTCAAG GGCACGCAATACTGGAGGTACATCAATACCACCCTAGACGGTGATTATCCGAAGGAAATTAGCGACGGCTTTACCGGTATTCCTGATAACATCGACGCGGCTACCGTGTGGACAGGAAATGGAAAAATCTACTTCTACAAGGGCACGAAGTTCTGGCGCTTCGACCCGGCGTCGAAGCCACCGGTGAGGACTAACTATCCCAAGCTCATACAAAATTGGGAAGGCATACCGAATCACATCAACGCGGCTGTGACGTATAAAGGCTACACATACTTCTTCCAAGATAACGCTTACTATCGATTCAACGATCGGATGTTCAAG gTGGACGACGCTAATCCCGCTTTCCCAAGATCGACGGCGTACTGGTGGTTCGGATGCAAGTCGGCTAGCAGAGGGACACTAGGTAATGATCACTGGCCATTTGCATTTGCCAGTAATCTGGACGTGGCTGATACTGATACATACGACGATTTCGGTAATCTAGACAACGTTGGTGACATCATTCTAGACGCAG ACGACAACAATGTACATCCCGAATTCGGGAAAAAGTGA
- the LOC139109600 gene encoding matrix metalloproteinase-14-like isoform X4, with protein sequence MTRWTEVVLRQRRVDVYLITIGLLALYADTEAAPSNVVISDTTAANYLAQYGYLPPINPENGAFLSENKLTAAIEEFQAFAGLNITGELNDETIKLMATPRCGVKDKVGPAADGRSKRYALQGSRWRTKSLTYKISKYPTGLNKQEVDKEIANAFGVWSSETDLTFTRKTAHENVHIEIRFEVGEHGDGDPFDGPGGTLAHAYFPVYGGDAHFDDSERWTIKTYRGTNLFQVAAHEFGHSLGLSHSDVKSALMAPFYRGYDPHFILDQDDVSAIQALYGTKTNSRGSRPLPPAEEDPALCKDPKVDAMFNTKDGEIIAFKGKHYWKLTDNGVASGYPRRITSTWKELPSNIDAAFTYRNGKTYFFKGTQYWRYINTTLDGDYPKEISDGFTGIPDNIDAATVWTGNGKIYFYKGTKFWRFDPASKPPVRTNYPKLIQNWEGIPNHINAAVTYKGYTYFFQDNAYYRFNDRMFKVDDANPAFPRSTAYWWFGCKSASRGTLDDNNVHPEFGKK encoded by the exons AATTATCTGGCGCAATATGGATATTTGCCGCCGATAAATCCGGAAAATGGTGCTTTTTTAAGCGAGAACAAGCTGACGGCAGCGATAGAAGAATTCCAGGCGTTCGCCGGTCTTAATATAACag GCGAACTGAATGACGAGACCATTAAGCTTATGGCCACGCCAAGATGCGGCGTTAAAGACAAAGTGGGACCAGCCGCCGATGGACGATCGAAGAGATACGCTCTTCAAG GATCCAGATGGCGTACGAAGAGTCTGACGTACAAAATTAGCAAATACCCAACTGGTCTGAATAAACAGGAAGTGGATAAAGAAATCGCGAACGCGTTCGGCGTTTGGTCGAGCGAGACTGATCTGACGTTCACCCGCAAAACAGCGCATGAAAAT GTTCACATCGAAATTCGATTCGAGGTGGGCGAGCACGGTGACGGTGATCCCTTCGATGGACCCGGCGGCACCCTGGCGCACGCGTATTTCCCGGTGTACGGCGGCGATGCCCACTTCGACGACTCCGAACGGTGGACCATCAAAACCTACCGCGGTACCAATCTCTTCCAGGTCGCGGCCCACGAATTCGGACACTCGCTCGGCCTAAGTCACAGCGACGTAAAGAGCGCCTTGATGGCGCCCTTCTATCGCGGCTACGACCCGCATTTTATTCTGGATCAAGACGACGTCAGCGCGATTCAG GCTCTTTACGGAACGAAGACCAATTCGCGGGGATCGCGACCTTTGCCTCCCGCTGAAGAAGATCCTGCATTGTGTAAAGATCCGAAGGTCGACGCGATGTTTAACACGAAAGACGGCGAGATAATTGCGTTCAAGG GAAAACATTATTGGAAATTAACGGACAATGGCGTGGCTAGCGGCTATCCTAGACGTATTACTAGCACGTGGAAGGAGCTACCATCAAATATAGACGCTGCATTTACATACAGGAATGGCAAGACTTATTTCTTCAAG GGCACGCAATACTGGAGGTACATCAATACCACCCTAGACGGTGATTATCCGAAGGAAATTAGCGACGGCTTTACCGGTATTCCTGATAACATCGACGCGGCTACCGTGTGGACAGGAAATGGAAAAATCTACTTCTACAAGGGCACGAAGTTCTGGCGCTTCGACCCGGCGTCGAAGCCACCGGTGAGGACTAACTATCCCAAGCTCATACAAAATTGGGAAGGCATACCGAATCACATCAACGCGGCTGTGACGTATAAAGGCTACACATACTTCTTCCAAGATAACGCTTACTATCGATTCAACGATCGGATGTTCAAG gTGGACGACGCTAATCCCGCTTTCCCAAGATCGACGGCGTACTGGTGGTTCGGATGCAAGTCGGCTAGCAGAGGGACACTAG ACGACAACAATGTACATCCCGAATTCGGGAAAAAGTGA
- the LOC139109600 gene encoding matrix metalloproteinase-14-like isoform X1 yields MTRWTEVVLRQRRVDVYLITIGLLALYADTEAAPSNVVISDTTAANYLAQYGYLPPINPENGAFLSENKLTAAIEEFQAFAGLNITGELNDETIKLMATPRCGVKDKVGPAADGRSKRYALQGSRWRTKSLTYKISKYPTGLNKQEVDKEIANAFGVWSSETDLTFTRKTAHENVHIEIRFEVGEHGDGDPFDGPGGTLAHAYFPVYGGDAHFDDSERWTIKTYRGTNLFQVAAHEFGHSLGLSHSDVKSALMAPFYRGYDPHFILDQDDVSAIQALYGTKTNSRGSRPLPPAEEDPALCKDPKVDAMFNTKDGEIIAFKGKHYWKLTDNGVASGYPRRITSTWKELPSNIDAAFTYRNGKTYFFKGTQYWRYINTTLDGDYPKEISDGFTGIPDNIDAATVWTGNGKIYFYKGTKFWRFDPASKPPVRTNYPKLIQNWEGIPNHINAAVTYKGYTYFFQDNAYYRFNDRMFKVDDANPAFPRSTAYWWFGCKSASRGTLGNDHWPFAFASNLDVADTDTYDDFGNLDNVGDIILDAGGTDELVTSSNQDQGNSASSSQLSGRTSQILLSIATGIIARFVVAT; encoded by the exons AATTATCTGGCGCAATATGGATATTTGCCGCCGATAAATCCGGAAAATGGTGCTTTTTTAAGCGAGAACAAGCTGACGGCAGCGATAGAAGAATTCCAGGCGTTCGCCGGTCTTAATATAACag GCGAACTGAATGACGAGACCATTAAGCTTATGGCCACGCCAAGATGCGGCGTTAAAGACAAAGTGGGACCAGCCGCCGATGGACGATCGAAGAGATACGCTCTTCAAG GATCCAGATGGCGTACGAAGAGTCTGACGTACAAAATTAGCAAATACCCAACTGGTCTGAATAAACAGGAAGTGGATAAAGAAATCGCGAACGCGTTCGGCGTTTGGTCGAGCGAGACTGATCTGACGTTCACCCGCAAAACAGCGCATGAAAAT GTTCACATCGAAATTCGATTCGAGGTGGGCGAGCACGGTGACGGTGATCCCTTCGATGGACCCGGCGGCACCCTGGCGCACGCGTATTTCCCGGTGTACGGCGGCGATGCCCACTTCGACGACTCCGAACGGTGGACCATCAAAACCTACCGCGGTACCAATCTCTTCCAGGTCGCGGCCCACGAATTCGGACACTCGCTCGGCCTAAGTCACAGCGACGTAAAGAGCGCCTTGATGGCGCCCTTCTATCGCGGCTACGACCCGCATTTTATTCTGGATCAAGACGACGTCAGCGCGATTCAG GCTCTTTACGGAACGAAGACCAATTCGCGGGGATCGCGACCTTTGCCTCCCGCTGAAGAAGATCCTGCATTGTGTAAAGATCCGAAGGTCGACGCGATGTTTAACACGAAAGACGGCGAGATAATTGCGTTCAAGG GAAAACATTATTGGAAATTAACGGACAATGGCGTGGCTAGCGGCTATCCTAGACGTATTACTAGCACGTGGAAGGAGCTACCATCAAATATAGACGCTGCATTTACATACAGGAATGGCAAGACTTATTTCTTCAAG GGCACGCAATACTGGAGGTACATCAATACCACCCTAGACGGTGATTATCCGAAGGAAATTAGCGACGGCTTTACCGGTATTCCTGATAACATCGACGCGGCTACCGTGTGGACAGGAAATGGAAAAATCTACTTCTACAAGGGCACGAAGTTCTGGCGCTTCGACCCGGCGTCGAAGCCACCGGTGAGGACTAACTATCCCAAGCTCATACAAAATTGGGAAGGCATACCGAATCACATCAACGCGGCTGTGACGTATAAAGGCTACACATACTTCTTCCAAGATAACGCTTACTATCGATTCAACGATCGGATGTTCAAG gTGGACGACGCTAATCCCGCTTTCCCAAGATCGACGGCGTACTGGTGGTTCGGATGCAAGTCGGCTAGCAGAGGGACACTAGGTAATGATCACTGGCCATTTGCATTTGCCAGTAATCTGGACGTGGCTGATACTGATACATACGACGATTTCGGTAATCTAGACAACGTTGGTGACATCATTCTAGACGCAG GAGGAACCGACGAGCTAGTCACCTCGTCGAATCAGGATCAAGGAAATTCCGCGAGCTCGTCACAATTATCGGGAAGAACGTCGCAAATTCTACTCAGCATCGCGACGGGGATCATCGCGAGGTTCGTCGTGGCTACGTAA
- the LOC139109600 gene encoding matrix metalloproteinase-14-like isoform X3: MTRWTEVVLRQRRVDVYLITIGLLALYADTEAAPSNVVISDTTAANYLAQYGYLPPINPENGAFLSENKLTAAIEEFQAFAGLNITGELNDETIKLMATPRCGVKDKVGPAADGRSKRYALQGSRWRTKSLTYKISKYPTGLNKQEVDKEIANAFGVWSSETDLTFTRKTAHENVHIEIRFEVGEHGDGDPFDGPGGTLAHAYFPVYGGDAHFDDSERWTIKTYRGTNLFQVAAHEFGHSLGLSHSDVKSALMAPFYRGYDPHFILDQDDVSAIQALYGTKTNSRGSRPLPPAEEDPALCKDPKVDAMFNTKDGEIIAFKGKHYWKLTDNGVASGYPRRITSTWKELPSNIDAAFTYRNGKTYFFKGTQYWRYINTTLDGDYPKEISDGFTGIPDNIDAATVWTGNGKIYFYKGTKFWRFDPASKPPVRTNYPKLIQNWEGIPNHINAAVTYKGYTYFFQDNAYYRFNDRMFKVDDANPAFPRSTAYWWFGCKSASRGTLGGTDELVTSSNQDQGNSASSSQLSGRTSQILLSIATGIIARFVVAT, encoded by the exons AATTATCTGGCGCAATATGGATATTTGCCGCCGATAAATCCGGAAAATGGTGCTTTTTTAAGCGAGAACAAGCTGACGGCAGCGATAGAAGAATTCCAGGCGTTCGCCGGTCTTAATATAACag GCGAACTGAATGACGAGACCATTAAGCTTATGGCCACGCCAAGATGCGGCGTTAAAGACAAAGTGGGACCAGCCGCCGATGGACGATCGAAGAGATACGCTCTTCAAG GATCCAGATGGCGTACGAAGAGTCTGACGTACAAAATTAGCAAATACCCAACTGGTCTGAATAAACAGGAAGTGGATAAAGAAATCGCGAACGCGTTCGGCGTTTGGTCGAGCGAGACTGATCTGACGTTCACCCGCAAAACAGCGCATGAAAAT GTTCACATCGAAATTCGATTCGAGGTGGGCGAGCACGGTGACGGTGATCCCTTCGATGGACCCGGCGGCACCCTGGCGCACGCGTATTTCCCGGTGTACGGCGGCGATGCCCACTTCGACGACTCCGAACGGTGGACCATCAAAACCTACCGCGGTACCAATCTCTTCCAGGTCGCGGCCCACGAATTCGGACACTCGCTCGGCCTAAGTCACAGCGACGTAAAGAGCGCCTTGATGGCGCCCTTCTATCGCGGCTACGACCCGCATTTTATTCTGGATCAAGACGACGTCAGCGCGATTCAG GCTCTTTACGGAACGAAGACCAATTCGCGGGGATCGCGACCTTTGCCTCCCGCTGAAGAAGATCCTGCATTGTGTAAAGATCCGAAGGTCGACGCGATGTTTAACACGAAAGACGGCGAGATAATTGCGTTCAAGG GAAAACATTATTGGAAATTAACGGACAATGGCGTGGCTAGCGGCTATCCTAGACGTATTACTAGCACGTGGAAGGAGCTACCATCAAATATAGACGCTGCATTTACATACAGGAATGGCAAGACTTATTTCTTCAAG GGCACGCAATACTGGAGGTACATCAATACCACCCTAGACGGTGATTATCCGAAGGAAATTAGCGACGGCTTTACCGGTATTCCTGATAACATCGACGCGGCTACCGTGTGGACAGGAAATGGAAAAATCTACTTCTACAAGGGCACGAAGTTCTGGCGCTTCGACCCGGCGTCGAAGCCACCGGTGAGGACTAACTATCCCAAGCTCATACAAAATTGGGAAGGCATACCGAATCACATCAACGCGGCTGTGACGTATAAAGGCTACACATACTTCTTCCAAGATAACGCTTACTATCGATTCAACGATCGGATGTTCAAG gTGGACGACGCTAATCCCGCTTTCCCAAGATCGACGGCGTACTGGTGGTTCGGATGCAAGTCGGCTAGCAGAGGGACACTAG GAGGAACCGACGAGCTAGTCACCTCGTCGAATCAGGATCAAGGAAATTCCGCGAGCTCGTCACAATTATCGGGAAGAACGTCGCAAATTCTACTCAGCATCGCGACGGGGATCATCGCGAGGTTCGTCGTGGCTACGTAA
- the LOC139109606 gene encoding O-glucosyltransferase rumi homolog isoform X2: MWPIIYIVLLTIFTDGLCEEQFCSASNDDAKLCEGSKNVDVDHQRSSLYRKETNERYKKYLVAIENAEQAYKECNNTRQKNECFKDVIARDLKPFKEKGISEELMEATRTRGTFYQVIKGKLYREKDCMFPTRCAGIEHFLLKIIGNLSDMDLIINTRDYPQSSEYFGNAMPVFSFSKTPQYYDIMYPAWAFWEGGPAISLYPRGLGRWDQHRKSLNKASLKVLWEQKESKGFFRGSRTSSERDSLILLSRNKPHLVDAQYTKNQAWKSNEDTLHAAPASEVSLESHCTYKYLFNYRGVAASFRHKHLFLCRSLVFHVGDEWMEFYYYAMKPWIHYIPVPKNADLKELEDLIGFARNNDDLSKRIAHRGRDFIWNNLGMLDISYFWKQLLTSYSKLLTYKPVLKKDLVNIKKEQ; this comes from the exons ATGTGGCCGATAATTTATATCGTACTTTTAACCATTTTCACCGATGGCCTATGCGAGGAACAATTTTGCTCGGCGAGCAACGACGACGCAAAGTTATGTGAAGGAAGTAAAAATGTAGATGTTGACCACCAACGATCGTCGTTATATAGAAAAG AAACAAACGAAAGGTATAAGAAATATCTAGTGGCAATTGAGAATGCAGAGCAAGCTTACAAGGAATGCAATAATACAAGGCAAAAGAACGAGTGCTTTAAAGATGTCATCGCGAGAGATTTAAAAccttttaaagaaaaaggcaTAAGTGAGGAATTGATGGAAGCAACTAGAACTAG GGGTACATTTTACCAAGTAATTAAAGGTAAACTATACAGAGAGAAAGACTGTATGTTTCCAACCAGATGTGCTGGAATTGaacatttcttattaaaaataattggtaATTTGTCTGACatggatttaattataaataccaGAGACTATCCTCAATCCAGTGAATACTTTGGTAATGCCATGCCAGTTTTTTCATTTAGCAAG aCACCACAATATTATGATATTATGTATCCAGCATGGGCATTTTGGGAAGGTGGTCCAGCTATATCGTTATATCCTCGTGGTCTTGGTAGGTGGGATCAGCATCGTAAGTCTTTGAATAAGGCTAGTCTAAAAGTTCTATGGGAACAGAAGGAAAGTAAAGGATTTTTTCGTGGATCTAGAACAAGTTCGGAACGCGATAGCTTGATTTTATTAAGTCGTAATAAACCCCACTTGGTAGATGCTCAGTATACAAAAAATCAAGCCTGGAAGTCTAATGAG gATACTTTGCATGCAGCACCAGCATCAGAAGTATCTTTAGAATCTCattgtacatataaatatctatTCAATTACCGAGGTGTCGCAGCTTCATTTCGACAtaagcatttatttttatgccgATCATTGGTTTTCCACGTTGGTGACGAGTGGatggaattttattattatgccaTGAAACCATGGATTCATTACATACCTGTTCCTAAAAATGCAGATCTAAAAGAGCtcga AGATCTGATTGGATTTGCGAGGAATAACGATGATCTGTCAAAAAGGATTGCTCATCGTGGAAGAGACTTTATATGGAATAATTTAGGTATGTtagatatttcatatttttggAAACAACTTTTGACAAGTTATAGTAAACTTTTAACATATAAACCAGTATTAAAGAAAGATCTCGTAAACATTAAAAAGGAACAGTAA